Sequence from the Clupea harengus chromosome 20, Ch_v2.0.2, whole genome shotgun sequence genome:
AAACAGGGTTACATCAAGTCTGAACTGGGGAGCagccacatcacatcacatcagagaCCCCTTAAACAGGGTTACATCAAGTCTGAACTGGGGAGCCTGCCACAGAcctcacatcacatcagagaCCCCTTAAACAGGGTTACATCAAGTCTGAACTGGGGAGCagccacatcacatcacatcacatcagagaCCCCTTAAACAGGGTTACATCAAGTCTGAACTGGGGAGCagccacatcacatcacatcagagaGTCCTTAAACAGGGCTACATCAAGTCTGAACTGGGGAGCCTGCCACAGACCTCAGCCTTTGAAGTGCTGGCCCAAACAAAGCACAGGCATAAGTGTCATAGGCCTATCCATTCAAAAACAACCAATGACGCCATAGAAACCGAGCCCTTCGCCCTTCGCCCTTGTGTGCTGTTTAGACAGGAGATGGCCACGCTGTTCCACCGCACACGGACAGGCAGCCTGACGTTGGCCAGAGCCAGTGAGGATTGACTGTTAGGATTCTTGTGTAAGGGACTGTCTCTCCTTGCATGTAAATCTCTCTGAATAATGGAAGGATCGGGCGAGCTGTGCTGTACGCTACTTGTAACACGCAAGTGACAAAAAACGAATGATTTACAGCCAACTCTGAGGGAAAGATagggaaaataaacaaattctgATGATAAGTATTAATACCACCTAAAGAACAGATTTAGTAGTCCACACCTACTAGATAACTCACTTGTGGTATGCATTCATTAAAGGTAACTCTGCTGGACAGTAATGTTTAGTATGTACCACAGGCTATGGAATACAAAATGAATGGTCGACAAGTAATCCCTACAATACACAGGTTTATATCCACCGGTTATAGTGAAGTAATGTCTCATACAATATGGGCTTAGAATGGTAATCATTTCCCAACAAAACATACATCAGAATCGAAGTCTAAATTTGGTATATTAAATCGACTGTTCTGCATTGCACTACACACAAGAATGACTTAAACATGCATTTGTATGTCTTACCTCAGTCTAAATCCCAGCACATAGTGCGAGTCCCCACTGTGTGAGGTGGGAGTGTGGTAGTCCCccctctgtgctgtgtgaggtgggagtgtgtgctgtgtgggagtgtggtaGTCCCCCCTCTGTGCTGTACGGGAGTGTGGTGTAGGAAGGTGTTTCCCGTTCCCCAggcagggggcgggggggggggggccgggGGCAGAGCGAGCTCCTACAGTGGAGGTCAACAGAGATGTGAACATGTtctgggaggaggagaaaaagcagAACTTTGTGCACGTCTGCGTCAAAGCAAAGCGCAAACACACATTCCAACTCCAGGCTTAGTTGCAAAGCCTCGAGTTTGTCTGACGGTCCCTTTAGGCTGGGTGTGCAGGAGGGGTCCAGGACATCAGTTTACACATGTTGACTTGGCTGGGGGTCTCCACATGTTGACTTGGCTGGGGGTCTCCACTCacatccatccccctctccttctggtTTTGTATCCCCTCTATGACAATCTCCTTTACACCAAGTTCAGCTTTGTGAGGCATATTCCCATCTTTGGTCAGGAGCCATGCAATCACACAAATGAATCAGGAATGCTGTCTGACAAGTTAacatatactcactcacattcccACAGAAACTctaaactataactataaatatACACAGATGATGATTCAAGATACTCACCTCCACGGACAGCCCAGGGATTTATGCTTGTCTGGCAGTAATTCATGAATACAGGCCGGATGGATAACCCACCAATCTGAAGTACTGATTATTAAACAACCAAAAAGAACACTGAAAGCCATACATGTTGTCTGCATCTTTTCCATAACTTCCAACTATGTGACTCTACACTATTTTGCACTATACATCTTACACTGTACATAACCGTATTGTATCGTATTGTCTGTTTGTATCGTATTGTCTGTACTTATTGTCACCATGTGAGCTGCAAGATACctgaatttccccacgggattaataaagtatatatctacctatctatctatctatccatccatccatccatccatctatctatctatctcctctaTCAACCCCACCAGCACACCAAGAGATGACAAACCAAAGGCAAATATTCAAGGCAACCATTTTATTCCAGTCAGCTAATGATTGAAAGCATCAAAGCAGGCACAATCAGCACCACATTAATGTGACATAAAACAGGGAACCGATTCACAGTGGATCACAGTCTGAGTACAATTAGTACAACAAAAatatgatggggggggggggggggtcatagaGATCTgaatattttgtttgcattcaaAGTTTCATGAAGCTAATTCTTGGACTTcatctgaaatgaaatgagcaTGCTGTAGCAGTTCACTTGACAGCTTGATGGTCTATTTAGGCTGTGGAAAAGGGTCCTTTCTACAGTAGTTGCTGTAGGAGGCAGCAAGAATAACTATGTGCTGGGGAAATTCTCTAGGTACcttagtgtgtgtacattagcTTAACATATGAGTGCTTGTAAAGCTGAAAACAGCTCAATGTagctgcagcaggtgctgctacTAAATCACTGTgtccaacccacccacccacactgtTTATCTGTGCAAGATCTACAAACTTCCCTTTAAATAGTCCTACAAGAAAGACCACGCCATGCCGCCGCCGCCCTTTAAGGCTTTCAAAATGcaatcaaataatgataaaaaaacaaGCTACTTCTACAGACACCCAAGGAAACAGGCtggaacacaaacaaacctatcaacaaaaacaaaaacattccaaACCAGGAACATATTGACAAAACTAAACGATTAATATCAACTTAATATATTAATCTGATAAAAAAGTAGAGAGCTAATCATGTACAGGCACTTTATACAAAACAATTACAGACATAACACTTATTACTAAACAGGCAGTGTGATGCAGTGTGCTGTTATAAACTCAAAATGAGAAACTGTTGAAATATTATAGTAATGTACAAAAGAAAGGAGTGAAGAGAAAACGAAATTAAtggtgggatggagagagagagagagagatacataaagcgagagagagagagagagaaaaagcacttCATGGTGGATAACCATACATGGAGAGGAAAAAGGCTCAGGTTGGTTTGAGTCatagacagaaaacacagacgcgcatgcacacacacacactcacactctctctctctatctctctcgctcgctcgctcgctcgcacacacacacacacacacactcactcacactctctctctctatctatctatctcgcgcaaacacacacacacacacacacacacacttccagcacgcaaactcacactcacacacacacacacacacacacacacacacacacacacacacacacacacacacacacacacacacacacacaaaaaaaaaacacacttccaGCACGCAAACTCACTCGCATGTATTCATCTATGGCAGTGTGATCTATAAATAAGGCTATTCACAAATTCAAGTTTTGTTTCTTTAAAGCAGGATATTCCCTCCTCGGCTAAAGCACATATACAGTCTGTCTCCCAAGGTTAGTGTCCCCAGGAATATAAAAATAAGGTCATAAAGGCGCTCAATCATCCCACTGGGTTCTTGGTCCCACATCAACACCCGTATCCATTtagaactccacacacacttgagtgAAAAACATGTCAGAGCAGCTGGCAGGCAAAATGGGGTGTCTTCTTCATAGCATAGCAGAGCTGGTGTAGTTGTGCTGCCTGCTTCAACCAAGACAGGAGACGGCCAcaacctgcagacacacaacctgcagacacacaacctgcagacacacaacctgcagacacacaacagacaaatGCCGTGAATTTGGAGATCCCACATGGTTAGCAGAGGAGCATTCAACAGTGGGAACATTTGGACAGACCACAAtgcattcagagagagagagagaaactgaatgtaagtgagtgaatgtgagtgagtgagtgtttgtgtgagtgaatgtgagtgagtgagtgtttgtgtgagtgaatgtgagtgagtgagtgagtgtttgtgtgagtgaatgtgagtgagtgagtgtttgtgtgagtgaatgtgagtgagtgagtgagtgtttgtgtgagtgaatgtgagtgagtgagtgagtgtttgtgtgagtgaatgtgagtgagtgagtgagtgagtgtttgtgtgagtgaatgtgagtgagtgagtgtttgtgtgcaagcgTGCGTCACCTACTTCTGTGGGCTTTAGGGGTCCAGCTTACTGTCCTCTTCCCGCACTGGGAGAGGCACGGCTGGGGTTCCCAGCAGACCCCTCCTGAGCACATAGGGGCAGGCAGGGCCACTGGGGATATCAGCAAAacctacagagaggaggagagagagagcgagagcgagagggagagggagggagaagggggagagagagagaaagagagagagaaggagagagagagagagagggagagggggagagggagggagagagagggagagagggcaaaggaaacagacacaagcacatttctcaaaacaattTCCAACACATCtatttgtaaacacaaatattttctgTCATTTGTGCAGTGAGACTGGTACTGGGAGGACTGACTGACCTTTCATGACGACCTCAGGCAGACCGTAGGGCTCGTACTCGGTGTCGTCGTAAGCGGCCGACATGCGGCTGCGGTTGCGCCGGATGCGCTCGGCCAGGTGTGCCGGGTTGGCCGGGATGGGGAACGAGCTGGACCGCAGAAGCTTCTCGCACTCCGCCGCCTGCTCTGGCGAGGGGCACGGCGAGTCGGTCagttcatcttcctcctcctcttcctcttcctctcctccgtcGGTCTGTGTGCCAGCGTCCAGGACTGCCCCCTTCTGGTGACGATGAGGAGTGTTCTCCGCGCTCTCTGCGGTCTCATCCGTCTGAGTGGCCGCGCTCTTCACCCCCCTACCGACCTGCGCGCTCTCAAAGCCCATGACCTCCGGACGACCTTCAGCTCCAGCCCTACTGGCCTCTGGTGGTCTGAAGTTCTCCCCGGCACCCTCGGTGCTGCGCTGGTGTGTTTCCGTAGGGCACATTTCACACGGCATCGCTGAcgcactccccacccccccatcagCTGAGGCTCTCAGGGACTCCCTCTCAGCGTGGGCCACGTCCGTCCCGGAGTCGCCCGCTCTGGTCTGTGGCACGGCGTCTTCAAAAGCTTCCGTGACCGTGACCGTGACCGCGACCGCGATCCGCTCCCGACTAGCTGCGGCCGGGAGACTGTTGGCTTTGGCACTGGCTCTGGGAGTGTGAGGTCCTGCCAACTGATACTCTTTATCAGCTTGTCCGACTGTTTTGGTTTCAGTGAGCGAGTCTTGCGGTGGTTCTGTAGTGTTATCACCTCCCGCGGGGTCAGTGCCAGCGGTCTGGGCCCATAAATCACCGGCGCTGCCCGGCGGGGCGTTGGTCATCGGTTCCACTCCTCGCCGTGAGCTCACCTCATGTGTCGGCGCTCCATCTTCACACTCAGAGCTCTGGAACACCATGTGTGGTTGGTATTTagaagagacacacaccgaCGTTTTATAATCCAACCCAAAAATAATAAGTCATATAAAAGAAATGAAGACTATTTAACTGGAGTCCGAGGAACATATATTGATTAAAAGATATGTAAGGAGGCCAGTGAAGTGTGAATTAATGTAACATACATGCTTAGTGCCAACTTGTAACGAACCTTTAAAGATGCATATTCAACCTCTTCTCTGGGTGGCGCAGGAGTGTGCTGCTGGGGTTGTGTGGTGGCACTGCTGGGGTGATGGCTCGCCTCTTCTGACTGATGGTGGTGTATCTCAGACCTGGGCACAGCCAGAGGGCAGTTGAGATGAGGGAATGGGGTTTACAGTCAGCCACTGGCACTTATGAGTAGACATCAATCAGGGCGCATCCGTGTTTACACAGGTGGGCATCAACTGCCACTCTATGCCACCCTATAATTAATCTCAAGTCCCTGGCACTTTAAAAGGgagaaaaatgtaaatacagAATGCATTATCATTTGCTAATtgtcatgtatttattttccacCGAGTGATGGGAATGTGATGCAGTACCTCGTTTCCAGGATCTGTCCTCCCATCCTGTTTGCTCCgcaggagaggaggatatgGTCTTCCCGCACCAGCACTATGCTGTCACCGTCCCCATGGTGACCAGCCGTTGGCCCTGGCAACAACTCCGGGGGCTCTTGGGACGTGACCCtccacagctccagctcctcggCCTGCCGCCCATTCTCCTCGGTCAGCCGCTGCAGCTCTGAGAGCAGGGCCTGCAGCTGGAGAGGACGgagcataaacacaaacaggatgAGTCACGGACGGAACACGAAAacacacccatccatccatcacagACATGGGCATCAGCTGAGAGCTCCCCATTTCAGCACACTTAGTCTCAGAGCAAGGCTtttaatagacacacacaaaatcaagtgtTTGGAGTTCATGACTGAGTAAATAAAATACTACTTCTATAATCTGTTAGTGTTCTATACCTGTTGCTCATGCGAGGTTATGTTTGAGTGGGGGGAAGTCTCCTCTCGATGAGGTGTATCCTCACTGCTTCTCTCCACAGCGGCCTCATCATGAGGTGTATCCTCACTGCTTCTCTCCACAGCGGCCTCATCATGAGGTGTATCCTCACTGCTACTCTCCACAGCGGCCTCATCATGAGGTGTATCCTCACTGCTTCTCTCCACAGCGGCCTCATCATGAGGTGTATCCTCACTGCTACTCTCCACAGCGGCCTCATCATGAGGTGTATCCTCACTGCTTCTCTCCACAGCGGCCTCTCGATGAGGTGTATCCTCACTGCTTCTCTCCACAGCGGCCTCTCGATGAGGTGTATCCTCACTGCTTCTGTCCACAGCGGCCTCATCATGAGGTGTATCCTCACTGCTTCTCTCCACAGCGGCCTCTCGATGAGGTGTATCCTCACTGCTTCTCTTCACAGCGGCCTCCGTTTCTGCAGCGGCCTCTCGATGAGGTGTATCCTCACTGCTTCTTTCTGCAGTGGCCTCCGTTTTTGCAGTGGCCTCTGACTGCTGTGGAACAGGCTGAACTGAGGGAACACTCTCCTCTGAGTTTTCAGCCTCTCCATGAGGTATATCCTCACTGCTTCTTTCTGCAGCGGCCTCCGTTTCTGCAGTGGCCTCCGTTTCTGCAGCGGCTATCTTTTCTGTAGCGGCCTCCGTTTCTGCAGTGGCCTCTGACTGCAGTGGAACAGGCTGAACTGAGGGAACAGAGGCTTTGATAAACAGATCCCCTTGGCCTTCAGCGCACAGTCGCAAAGCACCGCCATCCTCTCCATCTGTGGGCAAACAGTCCTGGATGTGGACGCTGGCCGTCTCCAACAGCTTCAGCCTGGATCTTAGCTGCTCATTCTCCATGCGGACCGACTGCGTTGCCTCCACTGATGCTTCCTTCAACTTCTGAGTCAGCTGGGCATTCTGGGTCCTGAGCAGGTCGacctccctctggctctccaGTAACTCTTCGGCTACCTTCGTCACAGTTTTCACGTCACGGGCAAGGACATCTGTGGGGCTCGGCTGGAGTGTGGAATTGTGGGATTGCTCCATCTGTTCGCTAGCAAATGCAGCAGCTGGACTCTCATGTCGGCGGTCTCGAGGCTCCAGTGGCACTTCACTACGGCTTCTCTGAACAGTGGGGTCAGCGTGCACTGAGCTCTTTTCATTCGAGTTTCCAGAAACTTCCACAAGGGCAACTGTGCTTCCAGAGGTTGCGATTGCACACTCCGGCGGGCCAGACAGAACATCTGTCAGGCTTACGTCACGGACATTAGTCTGTAATGGAACATTACTAGTGTTACTCGATATCACCTCATTCGGCTGCTCTCCAGCTTGGGGTTCAATGTGGGAGGAAGTGATTGAGGCGTTCTTGATGGACAAGTCTTCAGTCTCTCTATCTAGTGTTTTGGCTTTAGTATTTTCCATTCTATCACAGAGTGCTTCAGGCTTATTTTTATCTTCAGTGACATCATCTGAACTGGCAGAAACCTCTTTGGCAACATCTGAACTGGCAGACACCTCTTTTGTAAGCTCTGTCTCCACCATCTCCTTAGCTGCTCTAAGCAGAGACATTTCCTCTTGGCAAAGGTGCAGTTCCTCTTGCTGCCTCTGGAGGGCGGTATCTCGCTgctgcagctccagcagcagaccCTCAATGTGGCTGCTC
This genomic interval carries:
- the LOC105911795 gene encoding protein MLP1 homolog translates to MESQKERKAEAEDERRECDGLREALSEMESKGCELQEESARMKEDLEALRVELSQEREDREKGREEERQGKEEGLGTEDLLTKVAELEGELEELRKAPKENLPLKYLPLNCSCDNKAMVFNDEDIIPSPVDHVSFCQAVNLQNTMVSQEASTKSLITDLGASKKLVEHSRNEKEARSSSLAQDVACLRDECDSLRAERDLEAGKAKAAQNRLEVLQKQVTSQTKQLTQAFENQSSHIEGLLLELQQRDTALQRQQEELHLCQEEMSLLRAAKEMVETELTKEVSASSDVAKEVSASSDDVTEDKNKPEALCDRMENTKAKTLDRETEDLSIKNASITSSHIEPQAGEQPNEVISSNTSNVPLQTNVRDVSLTDVLSGPPECAIATSGSTVALVEVSGNSNEKSSVHADPTVQRSRSEVPLEPRDRRHESPAAAFASEQMEQSHNSTLQPSPTDVLARDVKTVTKVAEELLESQREVDLLRTQNAQLTQKLKEASVEATQSVRMENEQLRSRLKLLETASVHIQDCLPTDGEDGGALRLCAEGQGDLFIKASVPSVQPVPLQSEATAETEAATEKIAAAETEATAETEAAAERSSEDIPHGEAENSEESVPSVQPVPQQSEATAKTEATAERSSEDTPHREAAAETEAAVKRSSEDTPHREAAVERSSEDTPHDEAAVDRSSEDTPHREAAVERSSEDTPHREAAVERSSEDTPHDEAAVESSSEDTPHDEAAVERSSEDTPHDEAAVESSSEDTPHDEAAVERSSEDTPHDEAAVERSSEDTPHREETSPHSNITSHEQQLQALLSELQRLTEENGRQAEELELWRVTSQEPPELLPGPTAGHHGDGDSIVLVREDHILLSCGANRMGGQILETRSEIHHHQSEEASHHPSSATTQPQQHTPAPPREEVEYASLKSSECEDGAPTHEVSSRRGVEPMTNAPPGSAGDLWAQTAGTDPAGGDNTTEPPQDSLTETKTVGQADKEYQLAGPHTPRASAKANSLPAAASRERIAVAVTVTVTEAFEDAVPQTRAGDSGTDVAHAERESLRASADGGVGSASAMPCEMCPTETHQRSTEGAGENFRPPEASRAGAEGRPEVMGFESAQVGRGVKSAATQTDETAESAENTPHRHQKGAVLDAGTQTDGGEEEEEEEEDELTDSPCPSPEQAAECEKLLRSSSFPIPANPAHLAERIRRNRSRMSAAYDDTEYEPYGLPEVVMKGFADIPSGPACPYVLRRGLLGTPAVPLPVREEDSKLDP